The proteins below are encoded in one region of Juglans microcarpa x Juglans regia isolate MS1-56 chromosome 4D, Jm3101_v1.0, whole genome shotgun sequence:
- the LOC121260403 gene encoding mediator of RNA polymerase II transcription subunit 28-like yields the protein MAERQALDQQHQIDPQLQSSPPPRDDMNACVSALETALLPCLPARELQAIDRSPHPSHQIDVERHARDFMEAAKKLQLYFIGLQREDKPTKAETLGKEIAVMEEELKIKSELIKKQERLIQGWRKELRDQLHKHNTELERV from the exons ATGGCGGAGCGGCAAGCGCTGGATCAGCAGCACCAGATAGATCCACAGCTGCAATCCTCGCCGCCTCCAAGGGACGACATGAATGCTTGCGTCTCAGCACTAGAAACTGCTTTGCTTCCATGCTTGCCTGCGCGAGAGCTTCAAGCTATTGACCGTTCTCCCCACCCTTCTCATCAGA TTGATGTGGAAAGGCATGCCAGAGATTTTATGGAGGCTGCCAAGAAGCTTCAGCTATATTTTATTGGCCTCCAACGTGAAGATAAACCAACAAAGGCTGAAACACTAGGAAAG GAGATTGCTGTGATGGAGGAAGAATTAAAGATAAAGAgtgagcttatcaagaagcagGAGAGGCTGATCCAAGGGTGGAGAAAAGAGTTGAGAGACCAGTTGCACAAACACAACACTGAGTTGGAGAGAGTCTAG